In a single window of the Dreissena polymorpha isolate Duluth1 chromosome 3, UMN_Dpol_1.0, whole genome shotgun sequence genome:
- the LOC127873139 gene encoding uncharacterized protein LOC127873139: MQRVLIVLSICFKISFSDSTRHFISCGPTSCDNVGYESCVRPPEVRTEAGSLCYSCEDLTRYGDPCDPADTRQGCVLYCIDKAVEKKEQIWNQSQESQNRIWQHLVLEKDNTISLLRKNATEQALKMEDANKTIQLYFWLFVATILILCLTMTILALVLCAYCCKKGDYRPVDDSESSSIDSTAYSKKVSYTEEPKSNHEPNSSCSVEVTHIMNSDSQVIMQETHPIECRDGRLSNVAPQQEDSGEMCTGSS; encoded by the exons ATGCAGAGGGTTTTAATCGTGTTGtcgatttgttttaaaatatctttCTCTGATTCAACTAGACATTTTATTTCCTGTGGGCCTACAAGTTGCGACAACGTAGGCTACGAATCATGCGTTCGTCCGCCGGAAGTACGCACGGAGGCGGGCTCTCTTTGCTATTCTTGCGAGGATCTGACTCGTTACGGAGACCCTTGTGACCCCGCGGACACCAGACAGGGCTGTGTATTGTACTGCATAG ATAAGGCAGTGGAGAAAAAAGAGCAAATATGGAACCAGTCGCAAGAATCTCAGAACCGAATATGGCAGCATCTCGTCTTGGAAAAGGACAACACCATATCTCTGTTACGGAAAA ATGCAACTGAACAGGCGTTGAAAATGGAAGATGCAAACAAAACAATTCAGCTGTATTTTTGGCTCTTCGTAGCAACAATATTGATTCTTTGTTTGACAATGACTATTCTGGCATTAGTACTGTGTGCTTACTGCTGCAAGAAGGGTGATTACAG ACCAGTGGACGATTCTGAATCAAGTTCAATAGACTCGACAGCTTACTCGAAAAAAGTGTCTTACACAGAAGAACCCAAGAGCAACCATGAACCAAACAGTAGTTGTTCAGTTGAGGTAACACACATTATGAACTCGGACTCTCAAGTTATTATGCAGGAAACACATCCAATAGAATGTCGCGACGGTCGACTCAGTAATGTTGCTCCACAACAGGAGGACAGCGGGGAAATGTGTACAGGATCAAGTTGA